Below is a genomic region from Bombus pascuorum chromosome 7, iyBomPasc1.1, whole genome shotgun sequence.
TACGCTGCTGTACAATTAAATTCGCAGCGTTAGAATTTACTCGATTATCATACGATATATTCAAGCTAGTGGGAGCCACAGGTCTACACCAGTTCACAACAGATAAATGGAAATGTTGTCAACACTTACGAATTGTGGCAGCACTGCTTATTTCCAAGCAACTTCAACTTCCTGTTTTAACAAGATCGACGCCATGTTGGTGGATTGACCCTGTTGTGCGTCTGTGTTCATACGTGCTACGTTCTACCGCGtttgatatttgtatatacaaaattgttcGGAATTGTGCAAATAGTAAGAAGTGTAGAATTTAACTACATCTTCTTCTGATTCACATTTTCCCGTTCTTTGTTGAGAAAACGAATTGAAGAAGGCAGTTAATATCGAAGATCgtgcaatttttgttttttgcaCATTACCAAAATGATGTACACGGTAAATTCGCTAGaacatttgtttaaaaaataatgtctTGTGCTGTTAAAATCCTATCAAATTGTtgctttcttcgatattttcggATTAATTTGGATTAATTGCCGAATTTCAGGGGACTACCGCGTCGCAGGACACGAGGTTCAGCGATAAGGAGAAGAAACTTCTTAAGCAAATGAAATTTGGAGACTCTCTTACGCAGAAGGTAAGTATCTGAGTCCAATATCTGGTtacgttaattatatatatttatatatatgtaatatatatgtgGTATATTTGGTTATGTTGATTATGCTTTTAGTTTTCATGTTAGTTACAAAGTACTTTATTTTTAGGTGGACATGAGCAAAGTTAAGCTGGATGTTATTAAACCATGGATAACTACAAAAATTACCCAGATCTTAGGCATGGAGGATGATGTAGTGGtagaatttgtatataatcAACTGGAAGAAAAGGTAAGAAGTTTGTTACATTACAATTTGATTACAATTTGGCCTAAgagattttaaattaatgatacGGAACATAAAATGCGTTCACTTGGCTTTTTCCCCTCATCATAGGAAGTCGATAAATACACATTATTTCAGCACAATATTTTGTACCAGTTACAAATGCCATCATCCAAAATCTGCACAATGTGCTGACTTTGGAGATGAAAAGCAAGGAGGCAGAAACCATATTAGTAATACTTGCCtcattgtttttttcttttttttttttaaattttgataatatatcATCGAATCTCTATATCCTGTGTATCCAATTTTTATTGATCTTAAGTATCCACTCCAAGCTATATCCTATATCAACGAAAAACTGATGTAGCTGATCCTGCAACATTGTAACATATAAAATCAATGTTTTATCACGTATGTTTGAATTCCCCGTTAGTATAAGTAGAGACCGTTGGTGGGGCTCAACCCTATTGTCCAAATGGCATTCGGATGTGCTCCTCTCTACATCCGATTGGCCGCCTTTCTATCAGCCGTCAACGCTAGCTGATGCCAGCTGGTATGTCAACGTCATCTTAGAACACTGCTGAAACTTCAACCTCAGCACTTCGTCCAGCTCCGACTCATCGTCATCAGCGGAACGGCGTATTCGCAAAAATATCGTCGCATCGTCCTGTTCCTGGTCTTCTCACCTTTATATGGAGCTCTGCCTCGGCCTTCTACCATTCTGCAGTTGTCTTCGTTGCTGCAACTACATCATCTACTAGCTGCATTGAGCATCGTCTTCGCCAACCCGTGACTGCCTCGTTCGAGGTGGTTACACTCCAAATTACAACTATGAAAGCTTTGCTGCGGCTTTCGATCATTGGACGTCTACCAATAATCGGCACTTCAAACCGGAGCGGAAGGAAATCATCGCACTCCCTATCCAGATGCTGTGGTCTTCTTACACAAGGACAATCAACACACATGGCGGATTCTCCCGAGATGCAGGTTGCTCCATTCTCCGTGCCTCCCAGCCCCATCCTGAGAGATCGAGGATCGTTACATCGTGCAGGTCGGTTCTCCAGTTAATGATTCTTCAGACATTCCGTCAATCCCAGATGCGATTGGCGATCGTGGACGATGCCGGAGGTATCTCTACTCGGTTTGACACTCTTTGTCAATATTACAGGTTGGTGGAACGGTGTTCCTTCTATTCCAAATTAATCCTTTCATTTTCAGCTAACATTTTTAACACATATTTGCAAATCCTATTTCAGCATCTACTTTAGCAGTGTTATAGAATTGAGAAGGTATCTATGTATCTGTGCTACGTGTGCGTTTATCGATgagtatatttttttcttagcATATTGCATATAAGTGCAGCCGTGAAACGAGCAGTTTACTGTTGATGGTAAggtatattagaaatataaaaaatgtatctgcTTTTTCGAGGGGGAAAAGCAGTTAGTATCGACGTAGGGAGATGGACACTATAATGTTTACTCTCGTGCCAAAATTGCATAGaactgaatttaaaattttctattgtgataatacataatatatgtatagaaaaataaaaaacgatattgtatattttacagtTTCCTGACCCCCGAAAAATGCAGATCAACCTCACTGGTTTTCTGAATGGAAGAAATGCTCGATCTTTCATGGGTGAACTATGGGACCTCTTGGTCTCTGCTCAAGAAAGCGTAACGGGTATTCCAGAGGCTTTCTTGCAACAAAAGAaagatcaaataaaaaaacgtttggtaattatcaatttttatattctcaaTACTGTGTGAACTAATCTGATAATAGCAAAACAGTTGAGTTACTAAATTTTGACATTCAGGAAAGTTCAATTGAATGAATGCTTCTGATGCATGCAATTcagtttatacatttttcttaatgtttatttataaataagtgATTTATGAAAACAGGAAGAGCAGGAGAAACTCCAAGCTTCTTTGgcggagaaagaaaaggaaaaggaaagagagaaagaaaaagatgaagcTGAAAGcaagataaagaaagaagaaaaagaacgtgGTTCTTCGAAGGAGCGTCGAAGAGATCGAAGTAGAGATCGAAGTAGAGATCGTGATAGAGACAGgtatttctttgaattcataaaatattaccgttatatgtctttaaaaatgtttcaaaaatacatatttgacTACCTGCAGAAAAAGAAGTCGATCGAGAGATCGACACAGAGATCGTGACAGATCGATCCGCAAAAGACGATCTTCTTCGAGATCGCCTAGTAAAAATTCGCTTAAAGACAACGGAAAAGATATGACTGAAACTAAAGTCGAACGAGAAGATTCACCTCAACCTGAAAATGCTATACCGCTCATGCCAGTTAAGACAAAACCGTAAGTATTCTTCTTTTGTTGCTTAATATAAACTCCGGAAAggttatttatcaaaatgttttaataggGAAGCCGCTGTTGCGATATCGCGATTACAAGCTAAATTAATGAGCATTGCTGatgggaaaaagaaaaacaatcgTACTCCATCTCCTGAATCATtggaaaaagcaaaaaaatcTAGATCTAGATCAAAATCACCTATAAGCCGCTCCAAAAAGTCTAGATCCAAATCGCCCAGTCGAGATTCAAAAACACGTCGTTCTCGATCACCGGCATCTAAGTCGAGGCGATCTCGATCTAAGTCAAGATCAAGACGATCTAGGTCTAGGTCAAAGTCTAGAAGATCTAAATCCAGGTCGCAGGATCGCTCAAAATCGAGACGTACAAAATCCAAGTCTCCAAGATCGCATTCGAGATCTCGTTCACGATCTAAAAAATCAAGATCGAAAAGCATTGATAGAAGTAAGTCTAGAAAATCGAGATCCGATTCAAGCGATTCAAGATCATCAAAATCTCGTTCGAAGTCACCGGATAAGAGAAAGGATACTCTCGATTCCAACAGGAAACGAGATGCAAGTACAAGCAGTAGCTCCGAatcagaagaaaaaggagcgaaagataaaaatgacttcgaaattagaaagaagaaagatggaGTACAGGCAAAGAGATCATATAGGAAAACAAATAAGGATGACAGTGGTAGTGATAGTGACTCGAGTCGAGAAAGAAAATCAGTTCCTAAACGAAGGAGTCCAACGCCACGAAAAGATAGAGGTCGATCAAAGGATAGAGATAGATCGCGAGATAGATCACGCGATAGATCACGGGATAGGTCTCGGGATAGATCTCGAGATAGGAATAGAAGGTGACTATAAACATCATTATATATTACAGATGTTTGTTACAATAATCATTATTAAATATGACTTCCGAATTATCTGTGTTCAGGAGATCCATAGACAGAGAACGTGAAAGGAGAAGAGAACGGGAGCGAGAAAGGGAACGGGAAAGATTGGATAGATTCAGCGGTAGTCGCAGCATGCGACCTCCATCTGTGCGCAGAGCACCTAGTAGACGCCGgtataaattgtatttgttacTCATACCTTTACGTAACTAAATGTTGTACATCAACAAATTCGTAATTATTGCAGAAGCCCTCCTCGGAGAAGTCCGGCACGATATCGTCGCAGATCACCAAGTCCCGGAGATAGGCGCCGAAGAAGATCTTTCGATCGAAGACGAAGATCGTCGGAAAGAAGAGACAGACGTCGATCTCCGGATCGTCGTGATAGCAGACGTCGTTCGCCAGACGGACGGGACCGATCCCTCAGGTACGATAGATCTTCCTCTCGTGACAGATCGAGTAGGCGAGACCGTTCCAGAGACAGGGACAGAAGGGATAGAGATAGAAGATCTAGATCTAGGGATCGTAGGTCTAGATCAAAAGATCAAAGGTCATCGGTGGATCATGCGAGAGATGGAAAACGATCTCCTGATCGCTCAAGAGATGCTAAGGAGAAGACAAAGGACAAGAAAGTGgacgaaaaaattaaaagatcaaCTGATACGGGATCGCGAAAAGAATTACGAAACGGAAGGTCTAAGTCAAGTAGCTCGGAAAGTAGCGAAAGTAGTTCCTCTAGCAATGAGGATGAAGTGACCAGGTGAGTAAACCAATTATCTCATACATTCACGTTTTGTTACAGACCTTACGATTGTCGGAGCGTAAAGCAGCTACGTTGTGTTTCCTGCTTCGCAGTGAACAAACGTTCATACTttctctaataataattttcgctGTCTGTGTGTAGAAAGTCACTAGAGCGGAAATCGTCTCAAGAAAAGCGAGAACGCGAGAGGGATCGTGAACACGCAGATGAGAAACGTAAAGAGAAGGAGAAGCCTATCAAGGAAGAATCCATCAAACGACCCGAAAAGGACATCAAGAAAGCTGAACCTGTGAACATCAAGAAACCAGATCTCAGCGTTTCTCCTAAAAAACTTCAATCTGCTACGCTTCCTGTAACTAGACACAGGGTAAGTTTAAGACAGTCATTTGTATtatgtttgtaatatataatatatatttctaattttgtaactgctttttttttcattattctagTTTTCGAAGAGTTTATCTAGAACGCCGTCTCCATTTAAAAAGACTGAAGACATCATAGCAGCGGTTAAAGTCAAACAACCATCGAAGTAAGTTTAAAGTCCTGTTCTTTCAGTActgtttaaaatatgtaaagaaAATCATTTAGTTTAAGCATTTATTGTCGTTTTAGAGAAGATAACAAAGAGGAATCACCAAAAGAAGAATCGAGTTTTTCATCTGCGGATACGTTCCCACTAAAAAAGGATGATAAATCGATCAAATCAATCAAAACTACATCCGAGGACAAGAAGTCAGATCAAAAATCGTCAGAGCCAGTTCTCTTGAAAAAACCTGcagaagtaataaaaaaatcgaAGAGGGAGAAACGCGATGGTTCTACAGATTCAAATGATAGTGAAAGCGAAGGTAGGAAGAAATTGAACATGCaggaataatatttcttcaatattttttacattgtttCTCATTGCAGGTAAGAAAAGATCAAAAAAGTTAGAGAAGTCCAAGAAATCCAGGAGAGCTTCCACGGATGAAGAGAAGTCAGATAAATGTGGTTCTAGTTCAGATTctgaagaagaaaggaagcacgcagagaaaactaaaaaaattagGGATTCGAATCGAGGCGgtaaattttacatatcttAATTTTGCAATTCTAATTCCtttacaatttcaaaaatttttaatcccAGTGGTTTCCATAGATTCATTAGATGAACGTACAAAAGACAGAAAAGATAGTAGAAAACGGGAAATGAACGAAAACGAATCTCGTAAGCGACCAAAAAAAGAGTTAGAAGAGGAAATGAAGAAATCAAAAAGATCTAGGAAAGATTCTTCTTCGGGAGATGAAGAACAAAAGATAAGAAGAAGTAAAAGTGAAGATGACAGGTCCAGATTACGAAAATCCAAAAAAGATTCGAGTTCGGACGATGAGCCGAAAAAGACACGAAAACGAAGAGATAGCTCTTCGGAAGATGAGAAGTCAAGAACGAGGAAGTCAAGAAAGGATTCTACGAGCGAAGACGAAGGGAAAGTACGTTTGAAAAAATCTAAGCGAGACTCAAGTACAGATGATGAAGAGATTGGAGAAAAAGatgcgaagaaaaagagaaaagcggATGACAGTTCAGACGAagaaaaagtgaagaaaaaacGTAAGAAGAAGACTAAAACTAGCACTAGTGAATCAGAGgtaattgtttatttcattGAGGCTTAATTTGTGCAAAATCTAGATTTTCACTTGAttcattatttgtaatttgtatttttaggaAAGTGaagtagaagaaaagaaaaagaagaaggataaAAAGCACAAGAAACATAAGAAGCATAAGAAAcatagaaaacataaaaagaagaaggttGCAGATTCTGACGAATCTGATGTAAGTGAAGGTAATAcagaagaattagaaaaaaaacttCGCGAGAAAGCATTGAAATCGATGAAGAAAGGACACAGCATAGAAGGAAGTGATTGAGGTGTTGTGCGATTTATCGAGGGTGTGTTACGTGTGTGTATTTCTGTATTACAATGCACTTGCTCTGATTGTATCACGAATACAtttctgtttattattatcgttaagTAGGATTTTATCGTGTCACATTTTTTGTGTACAATAAGTCTGACGTTACTAAACAGATCCATCACTTAGATGAAGAAACCTAATTTTTATGACCCTAAATATTAAGATTACGAAGTTGAATACAATagctgtttttttttttttttttttttttcctttattagCGAACAAAAGTAGTTATTATCGtaggaataataatttttgtgcCACTTTAATGTAtgatttttacatcttttaaaGTTGACACAACTAAGGAAATACATGGTTTTTGTAGTTTATAAGTTTACAAActaattatcattttatagtgcattgataaatttaatttctaaatctgatttgtgtaaaaataatttttcattgaattatCTATTATTAAGCCAGAAGCATAAATTGCGtcttggaataaaatattaacgtaCTTTATAAGGAATCACGCCTTCTTGTTGACGTATTCACtcacataaattatataataaactttattctacaattactgtaaatttatttaaatttatgaattattactgGATTTGTTCGTGACATGACATTCACGTATACTGTAGTATTGAAAATACatgattttcgaaaaattcgtttTTTGTATGTTAAATAACATAGCTTTCATCacatttacaaatattccacataataaacaatatataagatctaattatattaaacatttatttataatttggcCAACATTGATTCCCAATCAGGCGAACATATCAGCGTATTGGCTACTGGACCTAAATTAATAAGATCACCGATTAAATTTTCGGTATCCACTTTTGCGGCAATAAGATCCtgcaatattaattattattattattataacttcATCCAATATTTGCGACCATTTCAGATACGTACTTGCCGAAAACTAAGATGTGACCCAACATCAACAATTAAGTTATTTTCTCCCAGTAATAAGCGTGCTTTACCCGATTTCAATATCTGTAACTTCCCTAAAATACCAGgttttaaactatttaaagtacaaaattcCGTTTGTTTACTTTCATTCCCTTTTTCgtaatttgcaatatttgATCGAGTTGGTCTAGTGTCTTCTGCATCACCTACTAAACCTGGTAAACAATCTGGAAACTGTACTAATCATTTAGCGAATTATAtgtgaaaatgaatattacttttatttcatttttaatagaattccTTACctgcattaaaatatatgagtgtgctttattttcaataatcttAGGAatgttttctaaaaattcatcttTTGTTTCTACATCAGATTTGGGTATCTTAAGTTTACTTTCCTTCTTTGATGGTAATACTAAAAGTAATGTTATTATCATTATAGATcaaaggaggaaaaaagaattatgcTTACCCTCTCCATTTTCCAAAATAATGGGTTTCCtatctattttttcttccttctctttttcaatTGGTACTTTAGTGTCTTCTTTGTATAACTTTCCtataataagtaaaaatcaataaaatatgattttttttaaaatagttaCTAATATCTAGGAGGTAATAAACACCTTTGATCATTGGCAATATAATTGGTCCATTATCAAAGTTTACAGGTTCTCTATCATCGATGAAATCATCTCTTAGCAGTAATCtcactttttcttcttcttcagcTTTATCAACACTACGGTTCAATTCTAATTTTGGTTTTTCTAGACATGCTTGAGCGCTTCTGTCACTATCCCTAGAACCACCGCTATAGCGTTTTCCTGGTGTACTCACTATTCCGGTAGACCAAACGCCACTAGACTACAaacacattttatataaaatattgtaatataaagttatatttatcagaaaaatatttttattatacttgaaTCAGATTGCTAGATCCCCTTCCACGTCCTTTGTCGCGTCCTCTATCTGCAGTACCTTTGCCGCATCCTTTATTATGATCTCTACTTTTGCTTGTCTTTGCAGAATCATTTTGCGTTAAGTCTCTAGAAAATAAGCatcgtttcattaaattcataaaCTCAATCATTAATTCCTCTTATAAAGTTGACTTACTCTTTTTTCTTAGTTCTCTGAGCATTTAAATTtggtatatataattttttagatttctcAGTCTTAACGTTACCCCCCAATGTTAAATCTCTTGGCAAACGGAAAGAAGTTAATCTAGTAGTAGCTGATAAACCAGGTTCTGTTTTAATGTTTTGTATAGGTACAGGGAGAGATGTCCCAGGTTCTACCTTTATTTGGATATTGGATGGAAGTGAATTGCTTGCATTGCCAGACTTGTCAGAAGACATTTTCAATTACTACAAATCAATTAACAgctaaaatcaaatattatatattagttatcgataaaaacaatgtaattttaaaatatattctcacCACGAAGAAGTATATAAAAGGTTTTACTACAATGATATTTAAACACAGCACATCACACATAACCTCTAATATACATAGTAatcacaaattttataaaatgtcttTTATCAAGACACGTAagtatcaataaataaatacgtcattataatacaaaatttcattgaacgtCTTTTGCTATGTAACTTATAAATCTTCCGGATCCATGACACACACGTTATACTATGGCGCATAGATCGCACGTGCTTTACTATACTCCTCCATTTTGTTTTGCATACAATGTTTGAAATGCATATTTATTTCTGCATGCATTTTTAGTTAtgagtataattttaatttgaaaacagagatgatatattaatagataaaagataatttataatttattttaaaagataatttataaagataatttatttcgaCATGTTCGTCTGTTGTGACATGTTATGTACACATAtcctatttctaatttaaaagGCAGTCATTCTTTTACAGAATAAAACCATGTGAGACAGGTTTTGTAGACAATTTTGTATTAAGAAAAacttcataattatattttcatttacattcaggaaatatgttttttataataacatcTCATGTTTATTTCGAATGTCCGTGTGTTGCAAGTGCAATTAAAGTACAATGGAAAGGCgggtatttttaaaattaccaTAAGACATTGAAAAGTAAATACGATTTTTTAATGTGCTGGTATCTTGAAGTCCTGGCAGGATATTCCAGATAAGCGATAATGCGAACAGTAACCTCCAGGAGACGATGGAGGTTAGCGATGTTTTCAGGATGGCTAGTAATAGTGACATGGGCAGGAGAACAGACTTCGTGTGATGAGGTCATCGTATG
It encodes:
- the LOC132908772 gene encoding DNA-directed RNA polymerase III subunit RPC4, which encodes MSSDKSGNASNSLPSNIQIKVEPGTSLPVPIQNIKTEPGLSATTRLTSFRLPRDLTLGGNVKTEKSKKLYIPNLNAQRTKKKEDLTQNDSAKTSKSRDHNKGCGKGTADRGRDKGRGRGSSNLIQSSGVWSTGIVSTPGKRYSGGSRDSDRSAQACLEKPKLELNRSVDKAEEEEKVRLLLRDDFIDDREPVNFDNGPIILPMIKGKLYKEDTKVPIEKEKEEKIDRKPIILENGEVLPSKKESKLKIPKSDVETKDEFLENIPKIIENKAHSYILMQFPDCLPGLVGDAEDTRPTRSNIANYEKGNESKQTEFCTLNSLKPGILGKLQILKSGKARLLLGENNLIVDVGSHLSFRQDLIAAKVDTENLIGDLINLGPVANTLICSPDWESMLAKL
- the LOC132908761 gene encoding serine/arginine repetitive matrix protein 1 isoform X2, whose protein sequence is MMYTGTTASQDTRFSDKEKKLLKQMKFGDSLTQKVDMSKVKLDVIKPWITTKITQILGMEDDVVVEFVYNQLEEKFPDPRKMQINLTGFLNGRNARSFMGELWDLLVSAQESVTGIPEAFLQQKKDQIKKRLEEQEKLQASLAEKEKEKEREKEKDEAESKIKKEEKERGSSKERRRDRSRDRSRDRDRDRKRSRSRDRHRDRDRSIRKRRSSSRSPSKNSLKDNGKDMTETKVEREDSPQPENAIPLMPVKTKPEAAVAISRLQAKLMSIADGKKKNNRTPSPESLEKAKKSRSRSKSPISRSKKSRSKSPSRDSKTRRSRSPASKSRRSRSKSRSRRSRSRSKSRRSKSRSQDRSKSRRTKSKSPRSHSRSRSRSKKSRSKSIDRSKSRKSRSDSSDSRSSKSRSKSPDKRKDTLDSNRKRDASTSSSSESEEKGAKDKNDFEIRKKKDGVQAKRSYRKTNKDDSGSDSDSSRERKSVPKRRSPTPRKDRGRSKDRDRSRDRSRDRSRDRSRDRSRDRNRRSIDRERERRRERERERERERLDRFSGSRSMRPPSVRRAPSRRRSPPRRSPARYRRRSPSPGDRRRRRSFDRRRRSSERRDRRRSPDRRDSRRRSPDGRDRSLRYDRSSSRDRSSRRDRSRDRDRRDRDRRSRSRDRRSRSKDQRSSVDHARDGKRSPDRSRDAKEKTKDKKVDEKIKRSTDTGSRKELRNGRSKSSSSESSESSSSSNEDEVTRKSLERKSSQEKRERERDREHADEKRKEKEKPIKEESIKRPEKDIKKAEPVNIKKPDLSVSPKKLQSATLPVTRHRFSKSLSRTPSPFKKTEDIIAAVKVKQPSKEDNKEESPKEESSFSSADTFPLKKDDKSIKSIKTTSEDKKSDQKSSEPVLLKKPAEVIKKSKREKRDGSTDSNDSESEGKKRSKKLEKSKKSRRASTDEEKSDKCGSSSDSEEERKHAEKTKKIRDSNRGDSLDERTKDRKDSRKREMNENESRKRPKKELEEEMKKSKRSRKDSSSGDEEQKIRRSKSEDDRSRLRKSKKDSSSDDEPKKTRKRRDSSSEDEKSRTRKSRKDSTSEDEGKVRLKKSKRDSSTDDEEIGEKDAKKKRKADDSSDEEKVKKKRKKKTKTSTSESEESEVEEKKKKKDKKHKKHKKHKKHRKHKKKKVADSDESDVSEGNTEELEKKLREKALKSMKKGHSIEGSD
- the LOC132908761 gene encoding serine/arginine repetitive matrix protein 1 isoform X3, producing MQINLTGFLNGRNARSFMGELWDLLVSAQESVTGIPEAFLQQKKDQIKKRLEEQEKLQASLAEKEKEKEREKEKDEAESKIKKEEKERGSSKERRRDRSRDRSRDRDRDRKRSRSRDRHRDRDRSIRKRRSSSRSPSKNSLKDNGKDMTETKVEREDSPQPENAIPLMPVKTKPEAAVAISRLQAKLMSIADGKKKNNRTPSPESLEKAKKSRSRSKSPISRSKKSRSKSPSRDSKTRRSRSPASKSRRSRSKSRSRRSRSRSKSRRSKSRSQDRSKSRRTKSKSPRSHSRSRSRSKKSRSKSIDRSKSRKSRSDSSDSRSSKSRSKSPDKRKDTLDSNRKRDASTSSSSESEEKGAKDKNDFEIRKKKDGVQAKRSYRKTNKDDSGSDSDSSRERKSVPKRRSPTPRKDRGRSKDRDRSRDRSRDRSRDRSRDRSRDRNRRRSIDRERERRRERERERERERLDRFSGSRSMRPPSVRRAPSRRRSPPRRSPARYRRRSPSPGDRRRRRSFDRRRRSSERRDRRRSPDRRDSRRRSPDGRDRSLRYDRSSSRDRSSRRDRSRDRDRRDRDRRSRSRDRRSRSKDQRSSVDHARDGKRSPDRSRDAKEKTKDKKVDEKIKRSTDTGSRKELRNGRSKSSSSESSESSSSSNEDEVTRKSLERKSSQEKRERERDREHADEKRKEKEKPIKEESIKRPEKDIKKAEPVNIKKPDLSVSPKKLQSATLPVTRHRFSKSLSRTPSPFKKTEDIIAAVKVKQPSKEDNKEESPKEESSFSSADTFPLKKDDKSIKSIKTTSEDKKSDQKSSEPVLLKKPAEVIKKSKREKRDGSTDSNDSESEGKKRSKKLEKSKKSRRASTDEEKSDKCGSSSDSEEERKHAEKTKKIRDSNRGDSLDERTKDRKDSRKREMNENESRKRPKKELEEEMKKSKRSRKDSSSGDEEQKIRRSKSEDDRSRLRKSKKDSSSDDEPKKTRKRRDSSSEDEKSRTRKSRKDSTSEDEGKVRLKKSKRDSSTDDEEIGEKDAKKKRKADDSSDEEKVKKKRKKKTKTSTSESEESEVEEKKKKKDKKHKKHKKHKKHRKHKKKKVADSDESDVSEGNTEELEKKLREKALKSMKKGHSIEGSD
- the LOC132908761 gene encoding serine/arginine repetitive matrix protein 1 isoform X4; translated protein: MMYTGTTASQDTRFSDKEKKLLKQMKFGDSLTQKVDMSKVKLDVIKPWITTKITQILGMEDDVVVEFVYNQLEEKFPDPRKMQINLTGFLNGRNARSFMGELWDLLVSAQESVTGIPEAFLQQKKDQIKKRLEEQEKLQASLAEKEKEKEREKEKDEAESKIKKEEKERGSSKERRRDRSRDRSRDRDRDRKRSRSRDRHRDRDRSIRKRRSSSRSPSKNSLKDNGKDMTETKVEREDSPQPENAIPLMPVKTKPEAAVAISRLQAKLMSIADGKKKNNRTPSPESLEKAKKSRSRSKSPISRSKKSRSKSPSRDSKTRRSRSPASKSRRSRSKSRSRRSRSRSKSRRSKSRSQDRSKSRRTKSKSPRSHSRSRSRSKKSRSKSIDRSKSRKSRSDSSDSRSSKSRSKSPDKRKDTLDSNRKRDASTSSSSESEEKGAKDKNDFEIRKKKDGVQAKRSYRKTNKDDSGSDSDSSRERKSVPKRRSPTPRKDRGRSKDRDRSRDRSRDRSRDRSRDRSRDRNRRRSIDRERERRRERERERERERLDRFSGSRSMRPPSVRRAPSRRRSPPRRSPARYRRRSPSPGDRRRRRSFDRRRRSSERRDRRRSPDRRDSRRRSPDGRDRSLRKSLERKSSQEKRERERDREHADEKRKEKEKPIKEESIKRPEKDIKKAEPVNIKKPDLSVSPKKLQSATLPVTRHRFSKSLSRTPSPFKKTEDIIAAVKVKQPSKEDNKEESPKEESSFSSADTFPLKKDDKSIKSIKTTSEDKKSDQKSSEPVLLKKPAEVIKKSKREKRDGSTDSNDSESEGKKRSKKLEKSKKSRRASTDEEKSDKCGSSSDSEEERKHAEKTKKIRDSNRGDSLDERTKDRKDSRKREMNENESRKRPKKELEEEMKKSKRSRKDSSSGDEEQKIRRSKSEDDRSRLRKSKKDSSSDDEPKKTRKRRDSSSEDEKSRTRKSRKDSTSEDEGKVRLKKSKRDSSTDDEEIGEKDAKKKRKADDSSDEEKVKKKRKKKTKTSTSESEESEVEEKKKKKDKKHKKHKKHKKHRKHKKKKVADSDESDVSEGNTEELEKKLREKALKSMKKGHSIEGSD
- the LOC132908761 gene encoding serine/arginine repetitive matrix protein 1 isoform X1 is translated as MMYTGTTASQDTRFSDKEKKLLKQMKFGDSLTQKVDMSKVKLDVIKPWITTKITQILGMEDDVVVEFVYNQLEEKFPDPRKMQINLTGFLNGRNARSFMGELWDLLVSAQESVTGIPEAFLQQKKDQIKKRLEEQEKLQASLAEKEKEKEREKEKDEAESKIKKEEKERGSSKERRRDRSRDRSRDRDRDRKRSRSRDRHRDRDRSIRKRRSSSRSPSKNSLKDNGKDMTETKVEREDSPQPENAIPLMPVKTKPEAAVAISRLQAKLMSIADGKKKNNRTPSPESLEKAKKSRSRSKSPISRSKKSRSKSPSRDSKTRRSRSPASKSRRSRSKSRSRRSRSRSKSRRSKSRSQDRSKSRRTKSKSPRSHSRSRSRSKKSRSKSIDRSKSRKSRSDSSDSRSSKSRSKSPDKRKDTLDSNRKRDASTSSSSESEEKGAKDKNDFEIRKKKDGVQAKRSYRKTNKDDSGSDSDSSRERKSVPKRRSPTPRKDRGRSKDRDRSRDRSRDRSRDRSRDRSRDRNRRRSIDRERERRRERERERERERLDRFSGSRSMRPPSVRRAPSRRRSPPRRSPARYRRRSPSPGDRRRRRSFDRRRRSSERRDRRRSPDRRDSRRRSPDGRDRSLRYDRSSSRDRSSRRDRSRDRDRRDRDRRSRSRDRRSRSKDQRSSVDHARDGKRSPDRSRDAKEKTKDKKVDEKIKRSTDTGSRKELRNGRSKSSSSESSESSSSSNEDEVTRKSLERKSSQEKRERERDREHADEKRKEKEKPIKEESIKRPEKDIKKAEPVNIKKPDLSVSPKKLQSATLPVTRHRFSKSLSRTPSPFKKTEDIIAAVKVKQPSKEDNKEESPKEESSFSSADTFPLKKDDKSIKSIKTTSEDKKSDQKSSEPVLLKKPAEVIKKSKREKRDGSTDSNDSESEGKKRSKKLEKSKKSRRASTDEEKSDKCGSSSDSEEERKHAEKTKKIRDSNRGDSLDERTKDRKDSRKREMNENESRKRPKKELEEEMKKSKRSRKDSSSGDEEQKIRRSKSEDDRSRLRKSKKDSSSDDEPKKTRKRRDSSSEDEKSRTRKSRKDSTSEDEGKVRLKKSKRDSSTDDEEIGEKDAKKKRKADDSSDEEKVKKKRKKKTKTSTSESEESEVEEKKKKKDKKHKKHKKHKKHRKHKKKKVADSDESDVSEGNTEELEKKLREKALKSMKKGHSIEGSD